The segment ACACATGGCGAGATCTCGACGAAGATTTCTTCCGGAAATGTCGATCCGAACTTGCCGGTCGCCAAGTTAAGACGAAGCCTGCAAAACCACGACCTCATCAGAAACGGGCAATAAAAAACGCGGTTAAACATTTCAACAACCAAAAAGAAAAACGCGGCAAACTGATATCACCGTGTGGAACCGGAAAGAGTCTCACTGGGTACTGGATCGCTAAGAAACTGAAGCCCAAGACGATCCTCATTGCAGTCCCAAGCCTGTACTTAGTCAAACAGTCGTTGCAAACTTGGGCTAAGGAGGCCGCCGCCGACAACGTCCCAATGCGATGGATGTGTGTTTGCAGTGATAAGACTGTTGCATACGACTCAATCAACTCCGCATCATGAATCAAATCGTCTACGGTTCTTTTCTCTTCTGCCGTTGCCAGAAGTCCTGCGGGCCTTGGTTTCGCTTCGTTGGATTCAGAGATAGCCACATCGATCAGCGAATTGAATTCCGCCACTTGATCGGCTAGTTCGGGGTGAATGTGCCCAACAATCTTGAGGTTTTTAATGTCCACGGTTTGCTTCTCCATTATCTAAAGGTTAATTGTGATTCCGTACAGTTCCATCGCTCGGGATAGCGTTCTACCTCCGACCTTTGATTGACCATGTCTGATCATGCAAATTAGAGAACGGCTGCAATCAAGCTCGCGTGCGAGGGCGGCATGGGACCTGCTGTCGAGCCGGATCATGTCGGTGATCTTTTGTTTTAAACGTTCCATTGGCTGCCTCTCTGTTTTCGGAAGTGCTTTCGTTTCATGCAGTTATTACGCTAGCCACGATTAATGGTTTAGGAAAACATGACAATTTATTGTCACAAGTTAGATGTGACACGAGGTTGTCACAGCAGAGCGATTTGACATGGATGTGTCACCGTGAAATCATGTGACAGATTTCTGTTACAACGGCCAGAATGTCGTGCTTGGCGTGAAGAGATCTCACTTATAGAACCGGACTGTCGACATATTCCCGGCCTTCAACGGCAGCAGCTTCCGTTTCGTTCGAAAAAAGATTGTTATAGGTACCCGGGGTGGGGGGGCCTGCTGCCGAGATCCGGGATTTCCATTGCCAGGAAGGGGCCTAGCTTGCGTCCTAAGAGCATCAACTTAGAGGTCCGAGTCAGAACACCTACCTTCTCAATCTGGACGAATTCGGGATCGAAGCCTTTGACACCTAAAATCCCTGAAAGCTTTGACCCAAGGTGCGAGGGAGCTCAAGGTGCGAGGGAGCTTACGGGTCCACGGGTGGGATTTTTTTAGCATGCCAATCCTGCTGTGTGGTCGTTATTCGATACCAATGTCCCTAAGGTAAGCTTTTCGCTGTTTTTCGAGCCCCAACTTATTCGTGATGTTTGACCATTCCGATGAGACTTGATCCAAAACTTCCTGAGCTTTCTGCTGTTGAGTGAGAGCCTGACGAATCGCTGTGTCGAGTGCCTCAATATACTGCCGTTGCCCAGGAATGCGGGGCATCATCAGCCACTGGGGCCGACTCTGTTCAGTTCGTACGATTTCGGCATAATCGCTGGCAGATGCAGCAAGTTGGTTGTCGACCCACATCTTAGCATTGACCAATTGGGATTCCCGAAACAAGGTTGTGTGAAATCCTCGGGTCGAAATTCGTGGGCTTTGTTGTTTATCAGTGAGCCACAATAAAAACCGGGCAGAAAATTCGGAGTTGTTTCCGTAACGGGAAATGGCTCCTAGCCTTCCATCGACTGCCAAAAGAGGCACTTGCATTATGCCCGCTTCTCGCTGTTGCCATGCTCCATCGCTCGGTTGGAATACATCGATCGCACCGGGTAAATTGCCAAGTCGCAGGGCAACGTTTTGCGGCGCGGCTTCGCGGCTGGCGGAAGGCCATGCCAAGCCCATGGCAGCTTGGTTGTTCAAGAGAGATTTCACGACATCGTGAGGGGTTTGCTCGATCGCTGATTCTGGCATCGATGCGTAAGCGGCCGTTAGCTCTTGGAACGCACGCACAAAGGGTGGTGAGTTAATAAGTGGACGCATCGAAGCGAAATCAAAATGAGTTGAATACTGGCTGCGGTGTCGTGCATAGGCAGCCGATCGAGCCAGCAATGTTCTAGCAGCCCATCCCTTACCCAACGGTTCAACAGTGGCTGACTCGACTGTTTTTGCCGTTGAGTCGCTTTGAAGTTGTTCCTCGATTTGGTGAATGACTTGTTGGTATTCGGACCAGGTTTTTGGAACGGAAAGCTTCCATTTATCAAACAGATCCTTCCGATAGAAGAGCAGCAGTTGCGGAGAACCGAAACTAACCGCGTAGGTCTCGTCTCCCCAGCGGATTTCTTGCCGTCGAATCAGCGGGAGAATGTCATTCCAGTGATAATCTTTGGCGGCTGATGAATTTGGTTGTAAGACGGATTTGGGTAACGGACGGATCGCTCGTTGTTCGGCAAGCATTCCTAGCCAGGAGGTGGGAAAGATCAGCAGATCCGCCTGCTTGGCAGCATCGATCTGAAACTCTTCGACGGAGGTAAGGTTGACCTGAATCGGGTCTTGAGATTGAGCGTTCCATTCTCTCTGGATCGCTTCTGCTAATGGGGGGTCGTCAACGACAAGAATCCGTAATGGCTGGCGAACTGTCGGTGTTTCGTCCTTCGGAGTCTTGTCGGAAACAGAGGCCGGCTGACAGCCGGTCATCAGCAACATCCCGAATAGTTGAATCGCGACGAGGCAAGTTGAATATCCACCATCTGGCTTCATATTGGCGTTTCGCTAAAGCAGAAAAGTATTGATCGGGTGATTTGCCTGGAATGCTTGTCAGCGACCGAAGACGGAGACTTTAGCGGGATTCAATGGAAACCCATTCTCGAGCGGACGAGCCGTTGTAGCGTGATCGTGGTCGAATGATGCGATTGTTTTCCAACTGTTCCATCACATGAGCACTCCAACCGACGACCCGACTGACAACGAACAAAGGCGTGTACAATTCCACCGGCAATCCCATGTAGAAATAGAGCCGAGCACTGGGCCAATCCAGGTTCGGGGGCAGCCCTTTTTCTGCAACAACGATTGTTTCTATGATTTCCGCCATTGCTTCCAATTGTTGATGTTCGGGCTCAACCGCAAGTTTCCCACACAAGCTTTTTAAGTACTTGGCTCGTGGGTCGCCCGTTTTGTAGACACGGTGTCCAAATCCCATGATCCGTTGCTTGTCGGCAAGTGCTTGACGGACCCAGGCCTCGGCGCGATCCGGCGAACCGACTTCGGCAAGAACATCCAGTACCCGCTCGTTTGCTCCACCGTGCAGCGGTCCTTTCAACGCACCGATCGCTGCCGTGATTGACGAATGTAAGTCGGAGAGTGTTGATGCAACGACTCTCGCTGTGAACGTCGATGCGTTGAATTCGTGTTCCGCGTAGAGAATGAGTGACACATCCATGGCGTGAACGTGATCTTCATGTGGCATCTGACCATGGAGCATCCAGAGCAGGTTGCCCGCTAGCGAAAGATCATTCTGGGGTGGTAAAGGCTGCAGCCCCTGCACCAAGCGGTAACGGGCGGCCATGATCACTGGGAGCCCTGCTAAGATTCTCGCACTTTTACGCAGATTGGCTTCGTGGCTGTTGTCGCCGATCTCATAATCCCAGTGGGCCAAGAGACTCGCTCCCGTCCGCATCACATCCATGAGGGATGCCGATTTGGGAATCCGACGCAGAACATCAAATATTTCGGGATCGATTTGAAGGTTGTGGGTTAGTTGTTGATGGAATGTCTTGAGTTGTGAGATCTTGGGGAGTTCGCCGTGCAGGATGAGATAGGCAACCTCTTCGAACATCGCCCGATCGGCAAGATCTTCGATTGAGTAACCTCGGTAATTCAGGCCGTCTGCAATGGAACTGATCGAGGTCTCACCCGCAATAACGCCTTCCAAACCGGGGTGGTACATGGCATCCGTCATCAGGCAGGGTCTCCAAATTGTGCTCGATCACGTTGTTCGTAATCGTCGTATTCCAATAAATCGTAGAGCTCCTGGCGAGTTTGCATCAGATCCAGTAGATCCTTTTGAGTGCCATCGGCCGCAAGGAGCCCCAGCGCGGCTTCCGATGCCTTCATCGCAACACGCAACAACGTGACGGGATAGAGGATTACCGCATAGCCGAGTTCGGCGAGTTCTTCGCAAGTTAACAACGGACTCTTGCCAAATTCGGTCATGTTGGCGACTAAGGGAACCTCAATTGCTGCTGAAAAGGATGCAAATTCCTCTTCGTTCGCCAACGCTTCGGGAAAGATCCAGTCAGCACCAGCGTCGACATAACGTTGGGCTCGTGTCAACGCTTCCGCCAAGTCACTCACGCCACGAGCGTCCGTACGGGCGATAATCACTAAATTAGGATCCGTCCTCGCAGTCGTTGCGGCCTTGATCTTCTGACACATTTCGTCCACCGATACCAGAGTCTTACCTGACAGGTGGCCGCACCGCTTGGGGAGTTGTTGGTCTTCGAGCTGGATTGCGGCCGCACCGGCCGCTTCCAACTCGATGATCGTGCGCCCAACGTTGATCGTATCACCAAATCCGGTGTCTGCGTCAACCAGCAAGGGAATGTTGACTCGCCGTGTAATTTGACTCGTCTGATTGACAAGTTCGGTGAGCGTAAAAAGTCCGACGTCCGGTAGTGCCAAGACGCTCGCAGAAAAAGCAGCCCCCGACAGATAGGCCGCTTCGAATCCAAACTGCTCAATCATTCTTGCCGTCAGCGCGTTGGCAGCGCCGGGGACCTGGATCGTGTCCGATTGAATCGCCTGACGCAGTTGTTGACCGGGTGTCAAAGGGATTCCTTCGCAAGGTAGATAAGTGGAGTGTATCGGTGGAGCAGGAGGCTGGAGGGCAAACGCAGACTGAAAACGAACCTATTCCATGGCTTCTTCCAGAACTTCTTCATCAACATAGATCGGCAGTGGCGGGTCACAGGTGACCGCAATTGCGATTGCGTCAGAAGGTCGGGAGTCGATCTCCGTTAACTCGCCATCTTGTCGAATACGAAGTTTGGCAAAATAGGTGTGGTCGCGCAGTTCGGTGATCACAACACTATCCAGTTCTGCTCCGAGTTGTTCCACGATGTTGACGACCAAATCGTGGGTCAATGGTCGGCTGGACTGGTAATCCTTGACGCGTCGATCAATACTCGTCGCTTCGAAGATGCCGATTAAAATTGGAAACTGTCGATCACCTTCGACCTCTCGAAGATAGATTACTTGTTGATCGTTGATCTCACTGATAATGATCCGCGACAACTGCATTTGCACAGGCATTGGTTGATTCCTTGATCATGCTGGTCTAGCTGACAGACCACCGCGATCGCCCCAGTCACTGGGTTCCGGACATCGGACGTAGAATTGCTCTAATGATTGCCCTTATTCTATCTCAGTGGATTCAATGCGAAACAGGGCACTGGGCGATTGATTTGGCATCGAGCTAGAAAAGTAGCATTGGCCGAAGAGGGGCAGGATTCCGATTTGAGGAAGTCGGGCCGGGAGCTCCATTTTTACTGTCTTTTGACGCTTTTGGTCGTTCTACTGCGTCAGATCGACCATCGCGACGGCCGGGTTGATCGCTGTGGAAAATCAGCCCCGCTTGCAAGCATTTTGGAGAGTGGGGCAACTAGGACGAACTGCGAAGCTTTTCCAGTGCTTCACGAACAGATGCCAACTGCTGTTTGAGGGTTTCCAGCCCCTCCTGCTCACGTTGGACCACCTCCGCGGGGGCTCTTTGCACGAAACTTTCATTACTCAGTTTTTTCTCTTTGCCCGAAATCATGCCCAGCAGCTTACTTTCTTGTTTCGCGTTCCGTTCAATTTCAGCCTCTACATCGATGAAGTCCTTGAGATCGACGAAGACGTCCATCTCGTTGAGATCGACCTTGGCGTGGGTCTGCGGGATTTCTGCCTTTTCACCCCAGCCGGTGGCGTGGGCATTTGCCATTCGTTCAAAATAACGTTCCATCGGCTGCAGCAGGCCATTATCTTCGGCTCCGCATCGCACAACAAATTCGACTTTATCTCGGGGGGGAATTCCCTGACGGCTGCGGATTTCTCGGATGGCCCCCAGAACTGCCTGGAATTTAGCGAATTGTCCCTCGAGCTGTTTGTCTTGGCGTGCCCTCTCGACCGTCGGCCAGGGCGCTACGACAACGTGTTCACATGCCAAAGTCGGTTCGGATAGTCCGCGGACGGGTGCCACTCGATTGAGCAATCCCCAGACTTCTTCGGTCAGGAATGGGATCATCGGATGAAGCAGTCTCAGGAGCGAGTCGAGTACGTATGCGATCACGCGTTGCGCTGTGGGCCGTGTCGCGGGGTCCTCGAAGCGAGGTTTGGCCATTTCGGCGTAAAAACTACAGAATTCGTCCCAAGCGAAGTCGTAGAGCGTTCGGGCTGCGTCGGCATAGTGGTAGTGCTCGAGTCCTTCTGTTACCTGTTCGGTGACTGTGGCGAGGCGACTGAGGATCCAGCGATCTTCAAAGGCTAAATCACCATCACTCACCGGGGATGAGCCGTAACCATCAAGATTGATCAAGGTAAGGCGAGCAACATTCCAAAGTTTGTTGCAGAAGTTTCTCGCGAGTTCAAATCGCTCGCTCACGACGGCGCCGCGCAAGAGAACTTGATCCTCTTCCTTCCTTGCCCATTGGGTCGAAAACTCTTCTTGGCATTTTTTACATTGAACGCGCGGGAGCTCGCGATTCTTTTTGGTTTGATCCAT is part of the Pirellulaceae bacterium genome and harbors:
- a CDS encoding bifunctional nuclease family protein, giving the protein MPVQMQLSRIIISEINDQQVIYLREVEGDRQFPILIGIFEATSIDRRVKDYQSSRPLTHDLVVNIVEQLGAELDSVVITELRDHTYFAKLRIRQDGELTEIDSRPSDAIAIAVTCDPPLPIYVDEEVLEEAME
- a CDS encoding extracellular solute-binding protein, yielding MKPDGGYSTCLVAIQLFGMLLMTGCQPASVSDKTPKDETPTVRQPLRILVVDDPPLAEAIQREWNAQSQDPIQVNLTSVEEFQIDAAKQADLLIFPTSWLGMLAEQRAIRPLPKSVLQPNSSAAKDYHWNDILPLIRRQEIRWGDETYAVSFGSPQLLLFYRKDLFDKWKLSVPKTWSEYQQVIHQIEEQLQSDSTAKTVESATVEPLGKGWAARTLLARSAAYARHRSQYSTHFDFASMRPLINSPPFVRAFQELTAAYASMPESAIEQTPHDVVKSLLNNQAAMGLAWPSASREAAPQNVALRLGNLPGAIDVFQPSDGAWQQREAGIMQVPLLAVDGRLGAISRYGNNSEFSARFLLWLTDKQQSPRISTRGFHTTLFRESQLVNAKMWVDNQLAASASDYAEIVRTEQSRPQWLMMPRIPGQRQYIEALDTAIRQALTQQQKAQEVLDQVSSEWSNITNKLGLEKQRKAYLRDIGIE
- a CDS encoding citrate/2-methylcitrate synthase; the protein is MTDAMYHPGLEGVIAGETSISSIADGLNYRGYSIEDLADRAMFEEVAYLILHGELPKISQLKTFHQQLTHNLQIDPEIFDVLRRIPKSASLMDVMRTGASLLAHWDYEIGDNSHEANLRKSARILAGLPVIMAARYRLVQGLQPLPPQNDLSLAGNLLWMLHGQMPHEDHVHAMDVSLILYAEHEFNASTFTARVVASTLSDLHSSITAAIGALKGPLHGGANERVLDVLAEVGSPDRAEAWVRQALADKQRIMGFGHRVYKTGDPRAKYLKSLCGKLAVEPEHQQLEAMAEIIETIVVAEKGLPPNLDWPSARLYFYMGLPVELYTPLFVVSRVVGWSAHVMEQLENNRIIRPRSRYNGSSAREWVSIESR
- the prpB gene encoding methylisocitrate lyase, producing MTPGQQLRQAIQSDTIQVPGAANALTARMIEQFGFEAAYLSGAAFSASVLALPDVGLFTLTELVNQTSQITRRVNIPLLVDADTGFGDTINVGRTIIELEAAGAAAIQLEDQQLPKRCGHLSGKTLVSVDEMCQKIKAATTARTDPNLVIIARTDARGVSDLAEALTRAQRYVDAGADWIFPEALANEEEFASFSAAIEVPLVANMTEFGKSPLLTCEELAELGYAVILYPVTLLRVAMKASEAALGLLAADGTQKDLLDLMQTRQELYDLLEYDDYEQRDRAQFGDPA